In a single window of the Elaeis guineensis isolate ETL-2024a chromosome 8, EG11, whole genome shotgun sequence genome:
- the LOC105032399 gene encoding LOW QUALITY PROTEIN: uncharacterized protein (The sequence of the model RefSeq protein was modified relative to this genomic sequence to represent the inferred CDS: inserted 2 bases in 2 codons), translating into MSRCFPFPPPGYEKKLRSDNVDLLPKEKHKEKKHKKEKRDKENREGKEKKDKDRSKDKHREKKDRKEKHKDKKKDKDKDKSRQSENRGTEEQFEGHHEDIFGECSQKAGELENYKFTEELARRIKDEEKGAANSRVEDFTSSIQRTNEKSNAATVVEKKRVTGNEMVSNSIVTMQRRNDGMGHPQNNFASQLQRRIEGIGSGTAMQKERCTNNEVVPNSISSGQRGNNGMVRPAENSPNSSQRRYEGPYIATASEKERGTSNKIFSKSSVTVQRAHDGMGRPADSLSGLSGSVQRKINGMGLATAMDEEGGKGNEIIPNHIIAEQGRSDGIGKPVAKNADKKIEGKEKTKERGVYDEKKEKHEDQNQDEKNKGKDQDRHHEKEKEKEKIREKGEHKHKEQHKRRDSGKKDQIDSLNIKPLAPQKDNEKRSGTDDNTKKRKDFEMNGFLPENDVRPNKVSRAAPSSXLPVENGRTLGLSPVAAPCSSIKPGVKNNTMAERVLEIKDQKINGITEAKTPSAGLSLVPTGTSKKAKAPLKPAHPDSKYLSQIYSLPKMEEWPDSDDQEWLFSSDHGRPNPKMKFEAHEXPQVWAQALRIEPADVIALPYVIPF; encoded by the exons GAGAAGCACAAAGAGAAGAAGCATAAAAAGGAGAAGAGGGACAAAGAAAATAGAGAAGGTAAAGAGAAAAAGGACAAAGACAGAAGTAAAGATAAACACAGAGAGAAGAAAGATCGAAAAGAAAAGCacaaagataagaaaaaggacAAAGATAAGGACAAAAGCAGGCAATCAGAGAATCGAGGAACTGAAGAACAGTTCGAGGGTCACCATGAAGACATATTTGGGGAATGCAGCCAGAAGGCTGGGGAacttgaaaattataaatttacagaGGAGTTGGCCAGGAGGATCAAGGATGAGGAAAAGGGAGCTGCAAATAGTAGGGTTGAAGACTTCACCAGTTCAATACAAAGAACCAATGAAAAATCGAATGCTGCCACTGTGGTGGAGAAGAAAAGAGTTACAGGTAATGAAATGGTTTCAAATTCCATTGTTACAATGCAAAGGAGAAATGATGGGATGGGACATCCACAGAATAACTTTGCCAGTCAACTTCAGAGAAGAATTGAGGGTATTGGCTCTGGAACTGCAATGCAGAAGGAAAGATGTACAAATAATGAAGTGGTTCCAAACAGCATTAGTTCAGGGCAAAGAGGAAACAATGGAATGGTCCGACCAGCAGAAAATTCCCCAAATTCTAGTCAAAGAAGATATGAGGGTCCATACATTGCGACTGCATCAGAGAAGGAAAGAGGCACGAGTaacaaaatcttctcaaaatccaGTGTTACAGTGCAAAGGGCACATGATGGGATGGGCCGACCAGCAGATAGTCTTTCTGGTTTATCCGGTTCTGTTCAAAGAAAAATTAATGGCATGGGCCTTGCAACTGCAATGGACGAGGAAGGAGGAAAAGGTAATGAAATCATTCCTAACCACATTATTGCAGAGCAAGGAAGAAGTGATGGGATTGGAAAACCGGTGGCAAAGAATGCAGATAAAAAGATTGAAGGGAAGGAGAAGACCAAAGAGAGGGGAGTGTatgatgaaaagaaagaaaaacacgaGGACCAAAACCAGGATGAGAAGAACAAAGGAAAGGATCAAGACCGACACCATGAGAAGGAaaaggagaaggaaaagataaGAGAGAAAGGTGAGCACAAGCATAAAGAACAACATAAACGAAGAGACAGTGGAAAAAAGGATCAGATAGATAGTTTAAATATAAAGCCCTTAGCCCCTCAAAAAGACAATGAGAAGAGATCAGGTACTGATGATAATACCAAGAAGAGGAAAGACTTTGAGATGAATGGTTTTTTGCCTG AGAATGATGTGCGGCCTAACAAGGTTTCAAGAGCAGCACCTTCTT ACCTCCCTGTGGAGAATGGCAGAACACTGGGGTTATCTCCTGTTGCTGCACCTTGTTCTTCCATTAAGCCTGGAGTCAAAAATAATACCATGGCGGAAAGAGTCCTAGAAATTAAGGATCAGAAGATAAATGGCATTACAGAAGCAAAGACACCTTCGGCTGGCTTGAGCCTAGTTCCTACAGGAACTAGCAAGAAGGCCAAAGCTCCCTTGAAACCTGCTCACCCTGATTCTAAGTATCTTAGCCAGATATATTCTCTTCCCAAAATGGAAGAATGGCCTGATTCTGATGATCAAGAGTGGCTTTTCAGCAGTGATCACGGCCGGCCAAATCCTAAAATGAAGTTTGAGGCTCATG CACCCCAGGTGTGGGCCCAGGCATTACGGATCGAGCCAGCGGATGTTATTGCTTTGCCATATGTCATTCCTTTCTGA